From the genome of Nitrospirota bacterium, one region includes:
- the purL gene encoding phosphoribosylformylglycinamidine synthase subunit PurL, giving the protein MPPEPLLAEPLDPSLLARHGLTADEYARFRERLGRAPTLVELGIVSVMWSEHCSYKSSRVHLKRLPTTGEEVVQGPGENAGAVDIGDGLAAVFKMESHNHPSFIEPYQGAATGVGGILRDVFTMGARPIALLDSLRFGPLEEPRNRYLFERVVAGIAGYGNCVGVPTVGGEVAIQELYRSNPLVNVFCLGLAPKDRLFRGRAAGVGNPVIYFGAKTGRDGIHGATMASEAFGDAASEKRPMVQVGDPFMEKLLIEACLELMSEDLIIGIQDMGAAGLTSSSCEMAGRAGTGVDIDVSLVPTREAGMTPYEVMLSESQERMLLVAKPGCEGRVRSVCEKWGLDVAVIGRVTDTRRLAVRCGEAVVADLPIELVTDEAPSYDRAIAPPAYLDALQGLSSETLPIPSSYVETLLSVLASPTIASKAWVYRQYDHMVGTNTVVLPGSDAAVLRIKGTETALAISVDGNSRYCMLNPYVGGMIAVAEACRNVVCSGARPLGATDCLNFGNPERSDVMWQFALVIDGMAEACRAFGVPVVSGNVSFYNETRGISIYPTPIIGVVGKAPAARVTTQAFQAPGRAVILLGETKDELGGSEYLAVIHHREQGLPPELVLDTELALYRCLLELTGAGLVESAHDCSEGGLAVALVECCIASDAPVGVQAALGNPQGLRTDAVLFSESQSRVLVSVKSEDVARVLDAAERWGVVAARIGETGGDRLSITVEGEKVVDVGLDAVRSAWSDGLARQLERSPCVST; this is encoded by the coding sequence ATGCCGCCGGAACCCTTGCTTGCGGAACCGCTCGATCCCTCTCTCCTGGCCCGACACGGGCTCACGGCCGACGAGTACGCGAGGTTCAGGGAACGACTGGGCCGGGCGCCGACGCTGGTTGAACTCGGCATCGTCTCCGTCATGTGGAGCGAGCACTGCAGCTATAAGAGCTCGCGGGTGCACCTCAAGCGGCTGCCCACCACCGGGGAGGAGGTCGTGCAGGGGCCCGGCGAAAACGCCGGCGCCGTGGACATCGGCGACGGGCTGGCCGCGGTGTTCAAGATGGAGAGCCACAACCATCCCTCCTTCATCGAGCCCTACCAGGGCGCGGCCACCGGGGTGGGGGGTATTCTGCGCGACGTCTTTACGATGGGGGCCAGACCGATCGCGCTGTTGGACTCCTTGCGATTCGGTCCATTGGAAGAGCCGCGCAACCGCTACCTGTTCGAACGCGTGGTCGCGGGCATTGCCGGCTACGGCAACTGCGTGGGCGTCCCGACCGTCGGGGGGGAGGTGGCGATCCAGGAGTTGTATCGGTCGAATCCACTCGTCAACGTGTTTTGTCTAGGCCTCGCTCCCAAGGACCGGCTGTTCCGGGGCCGCGCCGCCGGCGTGGGCAACCCCGTGATTTATTTCGGGGCCAAGACCGGGCGCGACGGGATTCACGGCGCCACCATGGCCTCCGAGGCGTTTGGGGACGCAGCGTCCGAGAAACGCCCGATGGTACAGGTCGGCGATCCGTTCATGGAGAAACTGCTGATCGAGGCGTGTCTGGAGCTGATGAGCGAGGACCTCATCATCGGCATTCAAGACATGGGGGCCGCCGGTCTGACCAGTTCCTCGTGCGAGATGGCGGGCAGGGCCGGGACGGGGGTGGATATCGACGTGTCGCTCGTGCCGACGCGCGAGGCGGGCATGACGCCCTACGAGGTCATGCTGTCCGAATCCCAGGAGCGGATGCTGTTGGTCGCCAAGCCGGGGTGCGAAGGTCGCGTACGGTCGGTTTGCGAGAAGTGGGGACTCGACGTGGCGGTGATCGGGCGCGTCACCGACACCCGCCGTCTGGCCGTGCGCTGCGGGGAGGCGGTCGTGGCCGATCTGCCGATCGAGTTGGTGACGGACGAGGCCCCCAGCTACGACCGTGCGATCGCGCCCCCCGCGTATCTGGACGCGCTGCAGGGGCTGTCATCCGAAACACTGCCGATCCCGTCGTCATACGTCGAGACGCTGCTTTCCGTGCTCGCGTCACCGACCATTGCCAGCAAAGCGTGGGTGTACCGCCAATATGATCACATGGTGGGGACCAACACGGTCGTGCTTCCCGGCTCCGACGCCGCGGTGCTGCGGATCAAGGGCACTGAAACCGCCCTCGCAATCAGCGTCGACGGCAACAGCCGGTACTGCATGCTCAACCCCTATGTGGGCGGAATGATCGCGGTCGCGGAAGCGTGCCGCAATGTGGTGTGCAGCGGGGCGCGCCCCCTGGGCGCCACCGATTGCCTCAACTTCGGGAACCCGGAACGATCCGACGTGATGTGGCAGTTTGCCCTGGTCATCGACGGCATGGCCGAGGCCTGTCGCGCGTTCGGGGTGCCGGTCGTCAGCGGCAACGTGAGTTTCTACAACGAAACGCGGGGCATCAGCATCTATCCCACGCCGATCATCGGGGTGGTGGGAAAGGCTCCTGCCGCGCGCGTGACCACGCAAGCGTTCCAAGCGCCGGGACGCGCCGTCATCCTGCTCGGGGAGACCAAAGACGAACTGGGCGGGTCCGAGTACCTCGCCGTGATTCACCATCGCGAACAGGGCCTTCCGCCGGAATTGGTCCTCGACACGGAGCTTGCGCTGTACCGGTGCCTGCTCGAACTCACGGGTGCTGGTCTGGTAGAATCGGCTCACGACTGTTCCGAAGGGGGGCTGGCCGTGGCGCTGGTCGAGTGCTGCATCGCATCCGACGCCCCCGTGGGGGTCCAGGCGGCCCTGGGCAATCCTCAGGGCCTGCGGACCGACGCGGTGCTCTTCAGCGAAAGCCAGTCGCGAGTGCTGGTCTCGGTCAAATCCGAAGACGTCGCCCGCGTGCTCGATGCGGCCGAGCGATGGGGCGTCGTGGCGGCGCGGATCGGCGAGACAGGGGGAGATCGGCTGTCGATCACGGTTGAGGGAGAGAAGGTCGTGGACGTGGGGCTCGACGCCGTCCGCTCGGCCTGGTCGGATGGGCTCGCCCGTCAACTGGAGAGGTCCCCGTGCGTATCGACCTGA